In Phycisphaerae bacterium RAS2, the DNA window TTCGAGACTCGGAGCAAATCATGAAGCGGCATCGCCGGTTGTTTATCGCAACATGGATATTATTAATGTTTACTTTTGTCGCCATGCCAGTTTCATTCGCCTATGGCATAGGGTATTTTGAAAGAGAATACTACTATGTTTTTGCAAGTGGGTGTTTTTATGTGACAAAGAATTCCGCCGCTCCCGCCCCCTCAGATTGGAAAGGGCGTCTTAAGTGGGTTGAAATCGTTGACGTTTCAATTGCCGACAACGTCGTTACCTATCTTTCCTTTCCTGGATTTGGCGAATCGGGAAAAAGTCTTAGATTCCCGACGGGTATTCCTCTTATACTGATAATTGTAATTATGGGGTGGCGTATCCGGCGAAGTGCAGTCCCCAGGGTCGGTGAATGTGAGTTATGTTCTTATACGCTTGTCGGCAATGTGTCCGGAATCTGCCCCGAATGCGGCACAACGATCCCTGAAGAGCAGCGTACGCGGCTGAGTTTGGCTACGGAGCCCGCAGATGCTTGACGGGCGGAAATGCCGGCTCGCCTTGGAGCGCGTGCCGAGCTTCGTGATGGACGCCGCCGTCAACACCAAACTCATCCTCGGGCATCACCGGGGACATAAAGGGGACATTTTGAATTACCGACGCTAGAAAGGTGACAACACTCTTATGCGAGTGAGCCTCCGAATGCGCAGAACCATTCGATTAGGATTCGCGTGCAGCGTATTGCTGCTGTTAGTCGCAATGCTGGCATTCGCCATGCTTAGCATGTTTGTTGACATGAAATATGACAGAGTTTCTGGTTCAGCAAAATGGCTTGTCTGGGGATTTGCGGAAGGAGATGCTCTGATAAGCCTTACTGAATTGCACAAATCACAATGCAAACCGACACCCAAGAACTGGACTCTGTCGGTAAATCTAATCCAAGACCTCGACAGAACGAGAACATCCGCAAGCACTCTTGCCGATAGGACCAGCCCTGCATTCGTTGCACGAACGAATCGAGCAATTGTGATTAAGGAAAAGGCGAAACGCGCCTTATTCGACGGAACTCGACATAGATCAATTCTGGGTTTGTACTTTGCACATAGTTCATACCCATACGAGCAATGGTTGCTTCGTTTCCCACTGTGGATTCCCGTTTTTGCTATGGCGATTTGGCTTTGGATAGTCTACAGACGCAGAACGACCTCATTGAATCGTTATAGGCAAGGGCTATGTCTTCGATGTGGGTATGTACTCATTGAGCAACAAGTGAGATGCCCTGAATGCGGCACAAAGATCCCTGAAGAGCAGCGTGCGCGGCTGAGTTTGGCTACGGAGCCCACAGACGCTTGACGCGCGGAAATGTGGGCTCGCCATGGAGCGCGTGCGAAGCATCGTCGATCATGGCCAGGATTGTCAGGCCGAACGAATACCGGTCCGGCGTCCCGGCCGTGAAAATTCGCAATTGGAGAGAATCGCCGGCGTAGTGTCGCGATTATCCGAGCCACGACCGTAAGGGAGCGGGTTCCGTGCATTCTCCGAGCCGCCGCAGTCATGCGGCGGAATGCAATACGTCTCGACAATTGCCGAATCATTGTGTGAATTGTGGAAATGATTCCGGGCCATGACTGGCCCGGCTCGGTCTGTGCGACGCAAATCTAATCAACCACCGTCGCCGCCGCCTTCGCATTCCCCGTCCCGATTAGCGACAGCATTCGATCCAGCGCCAGCCGCGCCAGCGTCCGCGTCTCAGCATCGACGCGAATCTGATTGGTCACGCGCCCGGCCGCCAGCTCGTCCAGCGCGAACAGCAGATGCTTCAGATCAATCCGGTACATCGTGGTGCACAGGCACTGAATCCCCGCCAGCAGCCGCACCGTCTTCACACCTTCGTATTTCTTCGCCAGCCGGTGCACGAGATGCACTTCCGTGCCCACGGCCCATTTGCTCCCCGCCGGCGCTGCGTCAATTGTCTTCAAGATAAACTCCGTGCTGCCTGCGAGGTCGGCCTTCTGCACCACCGACCAGTCGCACTCGGGATGCACGATGACCTGATACGCCGAGTCCGCCGCGCGAATGTCGTCCACCTGTTTCGCAGTGAACAACTGATGCACGCTGCAATGGCCCTTCCAAAGCAGAAAAGTCGCCGAGCGCACCTGCTCCGCCGTCAGCCCCCCCTGCGGCTGCTTCGGGTCATACACGACCATGCTCTCCAGCGGCCAGCCCATGTCGAAGGCAGTGTTGCGGCCAAGATGCTGATCGGGCAGAAAGATCACCTTGCGGCGCGAATCGGGCCTGGCGGACGACGCGCCGGCCAGCGCCCATTCGAGCACGGCGCGCGCGTTCGAACTCGTGCAACAGGCTCCCCCATGGCCGCCCACAAAGCCCTTCACGGCTGCGGACGAGTTTACGTAGGTGATCGGGACGATCGTCGCGTCGGTCGCGGTGGCGAGCCAGTCCCATGCGTCTTCGACCTGTTCAATACCTGCCATGTCCGCCATGCTGCATCCGGCGGAAAGATCGGGCAGGATCACCTTCACGCGCTCGTCGGTCAGGATGTCGGCCGACTCGGCCATGAAGTGCACGCCACAAAAGATGACAAACTCCGCATCCTTCTGCGCGGCCGCCAGTTGTGAGAGCTTGAAACTGTCCCCGGTGAAATCGGCGAACTCAATGACGTCGTCCTGCTGATAATGATGCCCGAGGATGACGAGCCGACGGCCTAGTTCCGCCTTGCGCTCTGCGATCCGCCTGCGCAGCTCCTCCTGCGAATAGGTTGCGTATCTCGGTGCCAGCGGGGGTTGATAGAGCATGGATCGGTTCCGGCCTCTTCTGGGGCATTCTAGGAGTCTCTGCGGAGCTGTGAAACGATCGGCGTGTGCCAGGACGAGCGCATTGGAATGCAGGTGGCCACTTGGCTCCATCCCGGCCATTGGACAGTTCAAAATTCGATCAATTCGGCCAGCGGGACTGTTACCTTAACCATGCGGGGTGATCGGCCGGTTCGTCCGGGGCAAGTCTGGTGATGGCCGAAGGTTAGGGCGAATCAATTCGCCGAACATTTTCGTTGCGAAAGCGTATTTCACACGGATATAATGGTGTCAACCATGGTTCGGCTGGATGCTAACATCATGGATCGCCCACACATAGCGCTAGGGAGACGCCCTTGGAACTTGGCCTCACGAAACAACGCAGCACCGATCTGAACTTCTATCTGTATCGCCGGGCGCTCCATCCCGAGCTTTTCCACATTTACCTGGACAAGCACATCAAATACGGGAACTTCCAGGCGGACATCTGGATCGTTGGTTTGAGCCACCTCGTGACGTTGCAGAGCAACGGCACCATGGTGACGGAGCTGACCTCCCCGCCCAACGATCTCCTGACCGAGCGCAACCTTGTCACGCAGTTCCGCTTCCGCGGCGAGCGCGATTTCCAGTACCGCTTCAACGACAACATGCGGTACATTTTCAGCAGCCAGGTCGAGGAGATGACCGAGCACATCTTCCGCACGACCTACCGCGACCTGGTCCGCTACGCGAAGCAGAAGGGTCTGTACGTCCCGTACGAACAGTGGGCGAGCAACGGCCTCGAGCCGTTCAGCTTCATCGATTACGAGACGCGCGCGACCGAACTGCACATTCACGCGTATCATGCCTTCCCCGGTGAGTGGCGCATTCTTCGCACGCAGTCGATCTTCGAGACCGGCCCGAGCGCGAAGAAGGGCGGCTGATCGGGCGGTACCCAGACTCGTGTTTTGAAAAAGTCAAGCGCGGTCGGCACAGATTTCTGTTTGTGTCCGGTTTGCGCCGCGCGAATTCTCCCGCCGCAGAAGCGGTCGACAGTTGCATTACGACGGCGACTGTGCTAAGAGTATTACAGCATGGTTTGTGTTTCTGTCATGTTCGAATACGGAGGCACCGTTTCCTTGAACCGATATGCTTGAACATTGGGGGTCGCGCGATCGTGGCCTGCACCGGGCGAACTTCGCTGGATCGTATTCGACGAAGCGGCCTGGGCGGCCCGCAAGACTCCCCCCTTTTGCAAGGGGTTCAAGAGACAACGCCTTCGAACGGCATTACGACGGAGCACGCCTGCTTTTGATCTCACCCGTGCGGTGCCATTGGCGCGGCACGGGTTTTTTCATGCCAGGCCCAGCCAGCCCGGCGCCCACCGCGCTCCCGCGTGCAGAATCGCCAGCGTGTACAGCCCCGCCACCACGTCATCCAGCACCACGCCCCAGCCGCCGGGGACGTGCCGCTCGATCCAGTTCGCCGGCCAGACCTTCGCAATGTCGATTGCTCGTTCGAGAAAAAACGCCGCCACGATGAGCTGCCACGTCACCGGCAACCCCACCAGCCCGATCAGGTAACCGGGCAATTCATCAATCACGTTTCGCTTGCTGTCCTGTTCGTTCAGGATGCGGTCCGTCGCGCCGGCGACCCAGATGGAAACGAGCGTGAACACCCCCACGAAACCCACATACGGCGCCCACGCCAGTTTCAGTACGCCAACCAGCAGCAGGTAGAGCGGAATCCCCACCACGGCGACGGCAACGGTGCCCGATGCGATCGGTACGAATCCAACGTATGCCAGGGATCCGACAAAGAGCAGCACGCGCTGCGCGGTCGTTCGCGGAGGGGAATGACCTGGCGCGTGTGTCGCGTCACGGCTGGACGGTGAAGGGAGTGATTCGCCCATTGGGTTACTTGATGTACTTGCTGATGAGAATTCCCAAACGATCGCGCGTGGCTTTGGTGACGCTCTCGCGGTGGGTCCAGATGGATGACTCCAGCGCGTTGTGGCATTCGCACGGCGGCACGTTGCGATGCGCCATCCCACCCAGCGCGGATCGGATCAGCGCGATGCATCGTGCCGTGGCCTCTTCAACGTTGTGTAATATCTCCTGGATCAACGCCGTCTTGCTGACATTCGGATCGTGCGGCCGCCAACAGTCGTAGTCGGTTGGCAACGCGATCAGGGCGTAGCACATCTCCGCCTCCCGCGCGAGCTTCGCTTCCGGCATGCACGTCATGCCGATGAGGTCGCCGCCCCACGACCGGTGCATCCGGCTTTCGGCTACGGTCGAGAAGGCCGGCCCCTCCATGCAAACGTAGGTGCCGCCGTCGTGCACCGTGACATCTGCGTCGCTGGCTGATTCAAGAATGGCCTTCCGAAGCCGCGGGCAAAACGGTTCGGAAAAATCGACGTGCGCCACGAGGCCCGGTTCATCGAAATACGTCGACGCCCGGCGGCTCGTGCGATCAATGGCCTGGTCGACGACGACCAGATCGCGCGGGCGAATCTCCTCGCGCAGGCTCCCTGTTGCCCCGCTTGCAATGACGTGCGTCACACCTACTGACTTGAGCGCGTAGATGTTCGCACGATAGGGCACGGCCGTCGGGGAAAAAACATGACCCGGTCCATGTCGCGCGAGAAAGGCGATCTCGGCGCCCTCCCACTGCCCCCGAACAATCGGACCGCTGGGTTTGCCGAATGGCGTCTCGACCTGAATCGATTCCCCGCGCACCTCGGCTTCCAATGCCTTACCCAGTCCCGTGCCGCCGATCAGGCCGATAATTGGCTTGGTCATCCCGCTCACCTGAATTCAGGCATTGTGCAACTCGATCCGCCACCGCAAACAAGTCAATATCCGGGTTGCGCCGCACGGCGTCAAATCCGGCGCTTGGGCGCTGACGCCGCCATTCGATCCGGCGTAAACTAGGAAGGGGAGAACTGCGGGCAGTACAACCAGCCTGGAGCGGTGATGGCGCATCCACGCGAGACGTTCAATTCGCAGGAATTGGCCGTCGTGCTAAGTAATTACGATCTGGGCATCGTGCTGAACGTGACGGACTTTCCGCGCGGTTCGCATGCGGCCCCCAAGGCCGTGGTTCACACCGATCGCGGGCGATACCTGCTCAAGCGCCGGCCGCGAGCCGAGAAAGACCTGTTCCGCGTCGCTTTCTCGCATGAGTTGCAGGCCTACCTGGCGAGCAAGAACTTTCCCCTGCCGCACCTGATCGGCACGCGCAAAGACAACGTGTCGATGCTCAAGGTCGGCGAGTCCATTTACGAGGTGTTCGAATTCATCGAAGGCGGCCCGTACGACGGGCAGCATGGCTCGACGTACGAAGCGGGCAAGATCCTCGGCCTCTATCACAAATTGGTGCACGAATTCGAATCGCAATACGAGCCGCCGCGCGGTCACTATCACGATGCGAAGACGGTCTACGACGCGTTCAGCCGAGTCGAGGAGATCGTGATGAAGTCGCCCTCGGCGAAGGGCCGCGGGCTGGAGGTCACGCGCACGATCCTGGAATTGAGTCAGGCTTATGCTTCGGCCGCGCAGTTCGTGAATGACCTGGGTTTGAATCAGTGGGAATTGCAGATTGTTCACTCCGACTGGCATCCAGGGAACATGATTTTTCGCGATGGGCATGTCGTCGCCGTGATTGACTACGACGCGGCGCGGATTCGACCGCGCGTCACGGACGTTGCCAATGGCTGCCTGCAATTCTCACTCATTACCGGCGGCCGGGACCTGACGACTTGGGTGGAGCGTGCGGACGACGAGCGTGCACGGCGATTTCTTGCGGGGTACGACGAAATCAACGTCCTTTCACAGGCCGAATTGAAAGCCACGCCCTATCTCATGCAGGAAGCCCTGATTGCGCAGGCGATCCCGCCGATCTTGAAGACCGGGACGTTTGCCGGGCTGGATGCCTTTGCATTCCTCGCCGTGATGTTGCGCAAGGTGCGATGGCTTCGCGCCCATGCGGATCGAATCGCGCTCGATCCATCCGCGGCTTAGCGATCGCGCGACATGCGGGGCAATCTGATGCTGGACGCAGCGCGCCGTGCATGGTAAACAACCTGCATGGCAACCGTTACCGTTCGATTCTTCGGACCAGCTCGCTCTCTGACCGACAAAGACGCTGACTCCATCGAACTGGCGGTCGGAGACACCGTGGGCTCGCTCGCCGGCAAGCTCGCGGTCAAGTTCCCTCGTCTCGGGCAGGCGGTTGGGCTGCGCCTCGCGGTGAATCGTCAATATGTTGCAATGGACCATCTCCTGCAGGACGGCGATGAGATCGCTGTGATTCCGCCCGTTTCAGGGGGCGCGCCGATTGAACCAGTGAGACTGATTCACGGCCCGCTGGACATCGCGGCGATCCTTCCGGAGCAAACGCCGCATGGCGCCGGCGCGGCCTGCCAGTTCGTCGGTACCGTGCGGCCAGAAAACGGCGATGGGAAAACGCTCGAAGCGCTTGACTATTCTGCCTACGAAGAAATGGCCCTCGAACAGATGAGAGCCGTTCGCCAGCGTGCGATAGCGAAGTTCGACCTGATCGACGCGGTGATTGTTCACCGGCTTGGTCGCGTCGATCTTGGTGAAGCATCAATCCTTGTGGCGACATGGTCGGGGCATCGCGCCGAGTCCTTCGAGAGCTGCCGCTGGATTGTCGATGCGGTGAAAGTGGATGTTCCCATCTGGAAAAAGGACATCTGGGCCGACGGGTCGACCTCGTGGGTGGAGCCGCAGGCATGACCAAGTGGTTTCAGGCATTGGCGTGCGCGGCTGCGGGGACCTGGCTCGGTGGCATGATTTTGATCGCCATCGTGGCGCAGACGACCTTCTCGGTGATGCGCACGACGGGCGTCTCGCAGCCCAATGCGATCGCCGGTCGCGTGAT includes these proteins:
- the nadA gene encoding Quinolinate synthase A, with amino-acid sequence MLYQPPLAPRYATYSQEELRRRIAERKAELGRRLVILGHHYQQDDVIEFADFTGDSFKLSQLAAAQKDAEFVIFCGVHFMAESADILTDERVKVILPDLSAGCSMADMAGIEQVEDAWDWLATATDATIVPITYVNSSAAVKGFVGGHGGACCTSSNARAVLEWALAGASSARPDSRRKVIFLPDQHLGRNTAFDMGWPLESMVVYDPKQPQGGLTAEQVRSATFLLWKGHCSVHQLFTAKQVDDIRAADSAYQVIVHPECDWSVVQKADLAGSTEFILKTIDAAPAGSKWAVGTEVHLVHRLAKKYEGVKTVRLLAGIQCLCTTMYRIDLKHLLFALDELAAGRVTNQIRVDAETRTLARLALDRMLSLIGTGNAKAAATVVD
- the pgpA gene encoding Phosphatidylglycerophosphatase A — translated: MGESLPSPSSRDATHAPGHSPPRTTAQRVLLFVGSLAYVGFVPIASGTVAVAVVGIPLYLLLVGVLKLAWAPYVGFVGVFTLVSIWVAGATDRILNEQDSKRNVIDELPGYLIGLVGLPVTWQLIVAAFFLERAIDIAKVWPANWIERHVPGGWGVVLDDVVAGLYTLAILHAGARWAPGWLGLA
- the mtnP gene encoding S-methyl-5'-thioadenosine phosphorylase, which gives rise to MTKPIIGLIGGTGLGKALEAEVRGESIQVETPFGKPSGPIVRGQWEGAEIAFLARHGPGHVFSPTAVPYRANIYALKSVGVTHVIASGATGSLREEIRPRDLVVVDQAIDRTSRRASTYFDEPGLVAHVDFSEPFCPRLRKAILESASDADVTVHDGGTYVCMEGPAFSTVAESRMHRSWGGDLIGMTCMPEAKLAREAEMCYALIALPTDYDCWRPHDPNVSKTALIQEILHNVEEATARCIALIRSALGGMAHRNVPPCECHNALESSIWTHRESVTKATRDRLGILISKYIK
- a CDS encoding homoserine kinase; its protein translation is MAHPRETFNSQELAVVLSNYDLGIVLNVTDFPRGSHAAPKAVVHTDRGRYLLKRRPRAEKDLFRVAFSHELQAYLASKNFPLPHLIGTRKDNVSMLKVGESIYEVFEFIEGGPYDGQHGSTYEAGKILGLYHKLVHEFESQYEPPRGHYHDAKTVYDAFSRVEEIVMKSPSAKGRGLEVTRTILELSQAYASAAQFVNDLGLNQWELQIVHSDWHPGNMIFRDGHVVAVIDYDAARIRPRVTDVANGCLQFSLITGGRDLTTWVERADDERARRFLAGYDEINVLSQAELKATPYLMQEALIAQAIPPILKTGTFAGLDAFAFLAVMLRKVRWLRAHADRIALDPSAA
- the moaE gene encoding Molybdopterin synthase catalytic subunit encodes the protein MATVTVRFFGPARSLTDKDADSIELAVGDTVGSLAGKLAVKFPRLGQAVGLRLAVNRQYVAMDHLLQDGDEIAVIPPVSGGAPIEPVRLIHGPLDIAAILPEQTPHGAGAACQFVGTVRPENGDGKTLEALDYSAYEEMALEQMRAVRQRAIAKFDLIDAVIVHRLGRVDLGEASILVATWSGHRAESFESCRWIVDAVKVDVPIWKKDIWADGSTSWVEPQA